Proteins encoded in a region of the Flammeovirga yaeyamensis genome:
- a CDS encoding restriction endonuclease subunit S: MTHSHIIEYFKELSIHPKNAEELKGLILQLAVEGKLTEKWREENPNVEPASELLKRIQEEKAQLIKEKKIKKEKALPEIEKDEIHFDIPSSWVWTRMQNYLDVRDGTHATPKYVEKGYPLVTSKNLYTKKLNLDNVKYISEEDHLEISKRSKVDLNDILFAMIGSIGNPVIVDIDLDFSIKNVALIKYYTGFEYCPYYILHYLNFKTPHLKSNSDGAVQSFISLTKLRNCVIAIPPLKEQKAIVQIVNQLFAEIEQLEEQTKKRIQLKEDFATSSLQQLTSSDTENAWTFLKPHFQTFFTTQPNVKKLREAILQLAVQGKLTHHWRKQNPNVEPASELLKRIQEEKAQLIKEKKVKKEKVLPEITEEEIPYELPEGWSWCRMQEVGLFQRGKSKHRPRNDTRLFENGIYPLVQTGDVSSAKKTDGIISQHKSMYNDFGLAQSKMWDKGTLCITIAANIAETGFLGYEACFPDSVVGFTTLDSEFISKYVEFFITVTKSDLEKYAPSTAQKNINLGILYELKFPLPPVEEIIKIVKIVNNLKVLCDQLETSLSEKEGVELDWMKSVING, encoded by the coding sequence ATGACACATTCGCATATTATAGAATACTTCAAGGAGTTAAGTATCCATCCTAAAAATGCTGAGGAATTAAAAGGCTTAATTCTTCAATTGGCAGTGGAAGGGAAGTTGACAGAAAAATGGAGAGAGGAAAATCCTAATGTTGAACCTGCTTCTGAATTACTGAAACGTATTCAAGAGGAAAAGGCTCAATTGATAAAGGAGAAGAAGATTAAGAAGGAGAAGGCTTTACCTGAGATTGAGAAGGATGAAATACATTTTGATATTCCAAGTTCGTGGGTTTGGACTAGGATGCAAAATTATCTTGATGTAAGAGATGGTACCCATGCAACACCTAAGTATGTTGAGAAAGGATATCCTTTGGTAACTAGTAAAAACTTATATACAAAAAAATTAAATCTTGATAATGTAAAGTACATATCAGAAGAAGATCATTTAGAAATTTCTAAAAGATCAAAAGTAGATTTGAACGATATTCTTTTTGCTATGATTGGTTCAATTGGCAATCCAGTAATAGTGGATATAGACCTTGATTTTAGTATAAAAAATGTTGCTTTAATTAAATATTATACTGGATTTGAGTATTGTCCATATTATATTCTGCATTATTTGAATTTTAAAACACCTCATTTGAAAAGTAATTCTGATGGAGCAGTACAGTCTTTTATTTCACTTACAAAATTAAGAAATTGTGTCATAGCAATACCTCCTTTAAAAGAACAAAAAGCCATCGTCCAAATCGTCAATCAACTCTTTGCAGAAATAGAGCAATTAGAAGAGCAGACAAAAAAGCGAATTCAATTAAAAGAAGACTTTGCCACATCCTCATTACAGCAATTAACCTCTTCTGATACAGAAAATGCTTGGACGTTCTTAAAACCTCACTTCCAAACCTTCTTTACTACCCAACCCAATGTAAAGAAGCTAAGAGAAGCCATCTTACAATTAGCCGTTCAAGGAAAGCTTACCCATCATTGGCGTAAACAAAACCCCAATGTTGAACCCGCTTCCGAATTGCTAAAACGTATCCAAGAAGAAAAAGCACAACTCATAAAGGAGAAGAAGGTCAAGAAAGAAAAAGTCCTCCCTGAAATTACTGAAGAGGAAATTCCTTATGAGTTGCCTGAAGGGTGGAGTTGGTGTAGGATGCAGGAAGTTGGGCTATTTCAGAGAGGTAAATCAAAACATAGGCCAAGGAACGATACAAGATTATTTGAAAATGGAATTTATCCCTTAGTACAGACAGGTGATGTATCAAGTGCAAAGAAAACAGATGGAATTATAAGTCAACATAAATCCATGTACAATGATTTTGGATTAGCCCAAAGTAAAATGTGGGATAAGGGGACTCTTTGCATAACTATAGCAGCAAATATTGCAGAAACAGGTTTTCTTGGTTATGAGGCATGCTTTCCAGATAGTGTTGTAGGTTTTACAACTTTGGATAGTGAATTTATATCGAAATATGTAGAATTTTTTATAACAGTAACTAAATCTGACTTAGAAAAATATGCCCCATCTACAGCTCAAAAAAATATTAATTTAGGCATTCTATATGAACTGAAATTCCCATTACCTCCAGTAGAAGAAATTATTAAGATTGTAAAAATTGTCAATAATTTAAAGGTATTATGTGACCAACTAGAAACATCCTTATCAGAAAAAGAAGGTGTAGAGTTGGATTGGATGAAGAGTGTGATTAATGGGTAA
- a CDS encoding type I restriction-modification system subunit M, with protein sequence MSQITSNIKSIRDIMRKDTGVDGDAQRISQMVWMLFMKIFADKEEEWEITIDDYESPIPEELKWQTWAADEEGLTGDNLMEFVNNTLFPTLKELDITESPQARIIRSVFDDTYNYMKNGTLFRQVINEINTIDFNSNEERHMFNDIYETILKELQSAGSSGEYYTPRAVTQFMVDILNPQLGESVMDPACGTGGFLTCTIDHVNQQVKTSEDTQIMQSAIRGIEKKPLPTLLCTTNLMLHGFDLPAVRRDNLLTKPYADWSGKDKVDIILTNPPFGGVEEDGTETNFPQKFRTKETADLFLALIIKLLKDKGRCAVVLPDGTLFGEGVKTRIKEELMEKCNLHTIVRLPNGVFNPYTGIKTNVLFFEKGTPTEEVWYFEHPYPEGVKNYNKSKPINIKEFDLEKAWWNNREENQYAWKVSAEEIKKRNYNLDIKNPHQAEDSLASPEELLEEFRACEQNISSIQEEIVKVLTEALH encoded by the coding sequence ATGAGCCAAATAACATCAAATATTAAAAGCATTCGTGACATCATGCGAAAAGACACTGGTGTAGACGGAGATGCACAACGTATCTCACAGATGGTGTGGATGCTATTTATGAAGATTTTTGCTGATAAAGAAGAGGAATGGGAGATTACCATAGACGATTATGAGAGTCCGATTCCTGAGGAGTTGAAGTGGCAGACTTGGGCGGCAGATGAAGAAGGGTTGACAGGTGATAATTTAATGGAGTTTGTCAATAATACATTGTTCCCGACATTAAAGGAGTTAGATATAACGGAAAGCCCTCAGGCGAGAATTATTCGTTCTGTATTTGACGATACCTATAATTATATGAAAAACGGAACACTCTTCCGTCAGGTGATTAATGAGATCAATACGATCGACTTTAATAGCAATGAAGAGCGTCATATGTTTAATGATATCTATGAAACGATCTTGAAGGAATTGCAATCGGCAGGTTCTTCGGGAGAGTATTATACACCTCGTGCTGTAACGCAGTTTATGGTGGATATCTTAAACCCTCAGTTGGGTGAAAGTGTAATGGACCCTGCATGTGGTACGGGTGGTTTCTTGACTTGTACTATTGATCATGTCAACCAACAAGTGAAGACTTCTGAGGATACACAAATTATGCAATCGGCAATTCGTGGTATTGAGAAGAAGCCTTTGCCGACATTGTTGTGTACTACCAATTTGATGTTGCATGGTTTTGATCTTCCTGCGGTAAGAAGAGATAACCTTCTGACGAAGCCTTATGCAGATTGGAGTGGTAAAGATAAAGTAGATATCATCCTTACCAATCCTCCTTTTGGCGGAGTGGAAGAAGACGGAACGGAAACTAACTTTCCTCAAAAATTTCGCACAAAAGAAACGGCTGATTTATTCTTAGCTTTAATCATTAAGCTATTAAAAGATAAAGGACGTTGTGCAGTGGTATTACCTGATGGTACTTTGTTTGGTGAAGGGGTAAAAACGCGTATCAAAGAGGAACTGATGGAGAAATGTAATTTACATACCATCGTTCGTTTACCGAATGGTGTATTTAATCCTTATACGGGTATTAAAACCAATGTATTGTTCTTTGAGAAAGGAACACCTACAGAAGAGGTATGGTACTTTGAGCATCCTTATCCTGAAGGGGTAAAGAACTATAATAAGTCAAAGCCGATCAACATCAAGGAGTTTGATTTAGAAAAAGCATGGTGGAATAACCGTGAGGAAAACCAATATGCATGGAAAGTGTCTGCGGAAGAAATCAAGAAGAGAAACTACAATTTGGATATCAAAAATCCACATCAAGCGGAAGACAGTTTGGCAAGTCCAGAGGAACTATTGGAAGAGTTTAGAGCTTGTGAGCAAAACATAAGTAGTATCCAAGAGGAGATTGTAAAAGTATTAACGGAAGCCTTACACTAA
- a CDS encoding GIY-YIG nuclease family protein, whose amino-acid sequence MFGKTIKIYLSDASASGLRHVEIVNWSGQAVACPRSKFSELKAWEEAQRPGVYFLLEQHATDGRNNVYIGESENVYDRLVEHFRNKDFWSEVVFFTSKDENLTKAHIKYLESRITALALDADRYDLENSNTPPQSSLPRSERSAMEEYLHNIKMVMGTLGHPLLEKLDATSSNKEEKKLETEEEEIFYFKIKGLTAKGKRSNEGFVLLKDSQMVKETSDNFRENQKKLLEKREDLTNDENIVEVTNKCFILKKNVLMSSSSYAAAIIAGTARSGPESWKNSIGKSLKQIEEESI is encoded by the coding sequence ATGTTCGGAAAAACAATAAAAATATATTTATCAGATGCTTCTGCAAGTGGATTGAGACATGTAGAAATTGTCAATTGGTCAGGTCAAGCGGTAGCATGTCCAAGGAGTAAATTTTCTGAGTTGAAGGCATGGGAAGAAGCACAAAGACCAGGAGTTTATTTTCTTTTAGAGCAACATGCTACAGATGGTAGAAATAATGTATATATAGGAGAGTCAGAAAACGTATATGATCGATTGGTGGAACATTTTAGGAATAAAGATTTTTGGAGTGAGGTAGTGTTCTTTACAAGTAAAGATGAGAACTTAACCAAAGCTCATATTAAGTACCTAGAATCTAGAATAACTGCTTTAGCTCTTGATGCTGATCGTTATGACCTTGAAAATAGTAATACACCTCCACAGTCTTCTCTACCCCGGTCTGAGAGGTCTGCAATGGAAGAATATCTACATAATATTAAAATGGTGATGGGAACATTAGGCCATCCATTATTAGAAAAGCTAGATGCTACATCTTCTAACAAAGAAGAAAAGAAATTGGAAACTGAAGAGGAAGAAATATTCTATTTCAAAATCAAAGGGCTAACTGCAAAAGGTAAAAGAAGTAATGAAGGCTTCGTCTTATTAAAAGATTCTCAAATGGTAAAAGAAACATCCGATAATTTTAGGGAGAACCAAAAGAAATTACTAGAAAAAAGAGAAGACTTAACTAATGATGAAAATATCGTGGAAGTAACTAATAAATGCTTTATCCTTAAAAAAAATGTTTTAATGAGTTCATCTTCCTACGCGGCAGCTATAATTGCAGGAACAGCTAGGAGTGGACCTGAGAGTTGGAAAAATAGTATAGGAAAATCCTTAAAACAGATTGAAGAAGAGTCTATCTAG
- a CDS encoding agmatine deiminase family protein has protein sequence MISDFETTKVYFSQLINDEKYQDDFQEIKAILEHSNIPINFLPKTNDIWARDYMPIQISKDKFIEFRYDPDYLQGNQKGYRNLKTYPDLVCDALGLKTIKSDVILDGGNVVKSRNTIILTDKLVYENRHHYSKKTLLKSLHEIFEVDNVVLIPWDKLEPYGHSDGMLRFINEETILLNHIYDEEKEIYQPLDKAGLHIEKLKFSEQENKNRNWAYINFLLMKDIILIPKFEIVEDIQALEQLQQLYPAYASKMFLVSMKSIVKNGGALNCITWTIKAN, from the coding sequence ATGATCTCTGATTTTGAAACGACCAAAGTTTATTTTTCTCAACTAATAAATGATGAAAAATACCAAGACGATTTTCAAGAAATAAAAGCTATTCTTGAACATAGTAATATACCAATTAATTTTTTGCCTAAAACAAATGATATTTGGGCTAGAGATTATATGCCTATACAAATTAGTAAGGATAAGTTTATTGAATTTAGATATGATCCTGATTATTTACAAGGGAATCAGAAAGGGTATAGAAACCTGAAAACTTATCCTGATTTAGTATGTGATGCGTTGGGTTTAAAAACGATAAAATCAGATGTCATATTAGATGGAGGTAATGTTGTTAAATCTAGGAATACTATAATTCTTACAGATAAGTTAGTTTATGAGAATAGACATCATTACTCAAAAAAAACGCTATTAAAGAGTTTGCATGAGATTTTTGAGGTTGATAATGTAGTATTAATCCCTTGGGATAAATTAGAACCCTATGGACATTCTGATGGTATGCTTCGTTTTATTAATGAGGAGACAATACTTTTGAATCATATTTATGATGAGGAAAAAGAAATATATCAACCGTTAGATAAAGCAGGTCTTCATATTGAAAAATTAAAATTTTCAGAACAAGAAAATAAAAATCGTAATTGGGCATATATTAACTTTCTTTTAATGAAAGATATAATCCTTATACCTAAGTTTGAAATTGTAGAAGATATTCAAGCATTAGAACAACTGCAACAGCTTTACCCAGCATATGCATCTAAAATGTTTCTTGTTTCTATGAAGAGTATCGTCAAAAATGGAGGAGCCTTGAACTGTATTACATGGACTATTAAAGCAAACTAA